GAAATCCATTGCTACGAAGGAAATTCTCTCGCTTATCTCTGATCCAAAATCACAAATTTTCGGAGGGATTCCAGAGTGGATTTATCCCATTTATTCCGTTCTGATGGTCACTTTGTTAACAGTGGCAACCATCCGGCTGTGCCGAAATTATACAATTCCTGTTATGGCTGCATCCCTTTATATACTGATCAGATTTATTTTTAAAACGGTCTTTTTTGCCGTGCATTATCCCACGTCTTATGTGCCAATGACCATTATTTTTATTCCATTATTTTTCTTATTATTTAGTAGGATTAATTGGATGGCAGGCTTTGCCGGAAGCTTGGTTTACTTTCTTACAGTATTTTCTATTTATAGGTCAGGAACCCTCATTACACCTCCATTGCAATTGTGGGAAGCGGTACCTGCCGTTTTCATTGGAATGCTAGTGACATGGGCCGTTCCTTTGATTTCCATTTCCCCCTTTTTGAAAAAGCAAAAGCAGATGGTGTAAACCAGCTCTAATTACCCGCCAATTGGCGGGTTTTTCTTTTTGACAAATTTGTGAATGTATTCACAAATACATCTTAAATGTGACGTACTTCACTAATTTCTTGCTCAAATGAATTTACAATCTATATATATAGAAAACCTAATGAAAATAACAATTTACGAAACATATAGGGAGCGGTTAGCATGAAAAAATTAGTAATGATAGGAAACGGAATGGCGGGCATTAGAACCATTGAGGAAATTTTAAAATTGGCACCAGAACAATTTAAAATCACCATTTTTGGTAAAGAACCATATCCAAACTATAACCGGATTAAATTATCGAATATCCTGCAAGGGGACACAAGCTTTGAAGAAATTATCATGAATCCTCTGGACTGGTATCAAGAAAATCACATTCAGCTATATACAGGAGAAGCCGTGACAACAATCGATGTAGAGGCCAAACATGTCATTAGCGACCAAGGACGTGTTGTTGAGTTTGATGAATTGATTATTGCCACTGGATCTAAATCTTTTATTCTTCCAATTCCAGGTGCGGACAAACATGGAGTAACCGGATTTAGGGACATACAAGATTGTGAAATGATGATCAAATCATCTGAGAATGATAAAAAGGCAGTAGTTATTGGCGGCGGGCTTCTTGGACTTGAAGCAGCACGCGGATTACTTAACCTGGGGATGCAAGTAGATGTTGTTCATCTCATGCCGGACTTAATGGAGCGCCAGTTAGATTCTATAGCCTCATCTATGTTAAAAGCGGAGCTTGAGAGCCAGGGGATGAATTTCTTAATGGAAAAGGAAACCGTTGAAATCCTCGGCGATGAAAGAGTGACTGGTCTTCGCTTTAAAGACGGATCCGAAATCGAAGCGGGTCTTGTCGTGATGGCGATCGGGATTAAGTCCAATGTGAAAATCGCTAAAAACAGCGGAATTTATGTCAACCGAGGTATTGTTGTTAATGACTTTATGGAAACGAGCATTCCTCATATTTATGCTGTCGGTGAATGTGCGGAACACCGTGAAATCGTCTATGGATTAGTTGCGCCGTTATATGAACAAGGAAAGGTTCTCGCCCACAAAATTTGCGGCTTGCCTGTGGATCCATATAAAGGTTCAGTAACTGGAACCCAATTAAAGGTTGCAGGTATTGATCTTTACTCAGCGGGTGAAATCGTCGAAGACTCTTCAACAAAAGCTATTAAGGTTCAAAATGAATTTGATGGTGTTTATAAAAAGATTTTAATTCGCGATCAGAACATAGTTGGTGTGGTTTTATATGGGGATACGAAAGATAGCACAAAATTATTCCGAATGCTGACAAAGAAAGAAGATGTCAGCGGGATGACAAGTGTTTCCCTCCTCCAATCAGAAACTGGAGAAGGAGGCAGCGGAGATGTTGCTTCCATGCCTAATGATGAGTTAGTTTGCGGCTGTAATGGTGTTACAAAAGGGGAAATCGTTGAAGCCATTCATAAACAAGGCTTAACAACCCTTGATCAGGTAAGTCACTGTACAAATGCTGGGAGATCTTGCGGCCGCTGCAAACCGTTGGTCAGCCAAATTCTTGCTCATACACTTGGGGATCAATTTGATGCGGCTGCGGCCGCTAAGACGAGCATCTGCGGCTGTACTACCTTAAGCCGTGAGGAAGTGGTTGCCGAAATTAAAGCAAAAAGCTTAACCACCGTGAAGGAAGTTATGAATGTTCTAGGCTGGAACAATGAAGAAGGTTGTACAAAATGCCGTCCGGCCATAAACTACTATCTTGGCATGATTTATAAGGATGAATATAAAGATGATCGAGATTCCCGCCTTGTCAATGAAAAAATACATGCCAACATCCAAAAGGATGGTACCTATTCAGTTGTCCCAAGGATGTATGGCGGGGTAACAACTGCAGCCGATTTGAAAAAAATCGCAGAGGTCGCTGATAAATACGATGTACCGCTTGTAAAACTAACTGGAGGACAGCGGATTGCTTTGTTTGGTGTCAAAAAAGAAGACCTGCCAAATGTATGGGCGGACCTTGATATGCCATCAGGTTATGCATATGGAAAAACGTTAAGAACAGTCAAAACATGTGTTGGCGCTCAATTTTGCCGCTATGGCACTCAGGATTCAATGGCCCTTGGCATTGCCCTTGAGAAGAAATTTGAACGGCTTGATACACCGCACAAAGTAAAAATGGGCGTATCTGCCTGTCCGAGAAACTGCTCTGAAGCTGGAATCAAAGATATCGGCTTTGTCGGAATTGATGGCGGCTGGGAAATTTATGTAGGGGGCAACGGTGGTGTAGATCTTCGCCCAGCAGATTTATTATATACAGTGAAAACCGAAGAAGAAGTTATGGAAATAACCGGAGCCTACCTTCAATACTATCGTGAAACAGCCAATTACTTAGAAAGGACTTCTAAATGGCTGGAACGTAAGGGATTGGATCATGTGAAAGAGGTGCTGGCAAATGCCGAGACCCGCAAAGCACTAAATGAGCGAATGGATGAAACATTGAAAAAGTACAATGACCCTTGGACAGAAGCCATCCAAAATGAGGAAATTAAAGATCAATATTATGCAAAACACACTATCAAGGTTGGAGAGTGAGTTCACATGCTGCAAACCATTACACGAATTCCCGTCGCCCATTATTCTAATTTGAAACAAAGAACAGGCTACTCTATTAAAATTGCCGACAAAGAAATTGCTTTATTTAAAGTAACGAACGGCTCAGTATATGCCCTTGAAAACCACAGTCCCCATCCCAAAGGCGGTGTCCTTTCCGAGGGACTGGTCAGCGGCGATTATGTATATTGTCCTGTCTATGATTGGAAAATCTCATTAATAGACGGTTTGGTCCAAGCACCAGATAAAGGAAAAGTTCAGACTTATATAGTTGAGGTAGAAGATGATATAATCTTTATTAAAATATAAAAGGCTATAGGGGAAGGATGGCATAAATGAGAATAGGGAAGGTATTTTTGGTAGGTGCAGGACCGGGAGATATTGGTTTAATTACTGTAAAAGGGTTAGAAGCTATTAAGCGGGCAGAGGTCATTTTATTTGACCGGCTTGCAAATCCAAAGCTATTGGAGTTTGCTCCGGCAAATTGTGAAATGATCTACTGCGGCAAATTGCCGGACCGTCACTTTTTACGGCAAAACCATATTAATGAATTGCTCGCGGAGAAAGCGTTAGAGGGAAAAATAGTGGTCCGTCTTAAGGGCGGTGACCCGGGCGTTTTTGGCCGTGTCGGTGAAGAAGCCGAGGTTTTAGCTCAATACCAAGTACCTTTCGAAATTATACCAGGTATTACATCGGGGGTAGCAGCCCCGCTTTATGCCGGAATTCCTGTTACACACAGGGAGCATGCGGAATCATTTGCAGTGGTAACTGCACATGACAAATCGGATGATGGACGACCGGTACTTGATTGGGAAGGCCTGGCCCGCGGTGTCGATACAATTGCATTTTACATGGGTGTTGGCAATTTGCCGTTTATTTGCGAAAATCTTTTAAAACATGGAAAGCCCGCATCTACACCAGTCATTATGATCCAGTGGGGGACATTCGGACGCCAAAAGACATTACAGGGAACACTGGCAGATATTGCGGTCAAGGCGGCTGAGGAGAAATTCAGCAACCCTGCGATTATTTTAGTGGGATCAGTGGTCTCCTTAAGGGAGAAAATCAGTTGGTTTGAGAAAAAACCACTTTACGGCAGACAAATTCTACTTGCCCGCATAGGTGTCGAATCAAGTGCTTTAGCAAAAATACTAGTGGACCAAGGTGCTGATGTGATTGAATTTCCAAAGTGGAAAAGGAAACCTGTGGAAGTCGATCTTACGAACATCACTGCTTATGACAACATTTTGTTTGCTTCACCTGAAAGTGTGACTGAATTTTTCGCTGCAGTTTTTGCAGAAAAAATAGACGTTCGAAAAATCACGGCCCATTTCTTTGGAGCGTCTATGAAAACAATAAAGACTCTAAATGGGCGAGGCTTTCATGCGAGTCTGTCAGAGGAGATACCACAAGAAGGGAGTTTGCTTCTTGTAGGAGATGAGAGCATAAAGGAAAAAGGTTATGATTCAGCTGATTACTTGGTGACAAGCAAGAAGGAACTTGACCACGCGTTCTTGCCGATTTTAAAACGGATGCTGGAGGAAGCCGCTGTAAACACGGTTGTGTTTCCATGCAGTGCTTCAGTACAGCCGGTTATTCAGGTGCTCGAAGAATGCGGTGTAATTGACGTTCGTGAGTATTTGAATAAGGTTCAAGTGATTGCCATGGGAAAACAGACGCTTGAGGCCACCGTTGCAGAGGGCATTTCGATAGCTGAGATTCCAGAAAAGGCCACAAAGGAAGCGTTGGTAGATTTTTTAACAAGAAACCAAAATTGGGTGAACCGCTAGTGAACCCCTATTATCCAATTATGCTCCGGCTTGAAGGGAAAAAAGCTCTGGTAGTTGGCGGCGGCAAGGTTGCTGAACGAAAGGTTACGGGACTGCTGGAAGCTGGAGCCATAATAACGGTAATCAGCCCTGATGTGACTGAAGGACTTAGACTCCTTGCTAATGAAGGGAAAGTTATATGGCAGCCTAAAGAATTTTCGCCCTCTGACGTAAAGGATGCCCTGCTGATTTTTGCGGCAACCAGTGATAAAAGGGCAAATCGCCTTGTGAAAGCTTCAGCACAGCCGCATCAGCTTGTAACCATGGCTGATGGCCTGGACACATCCGACTTTCATGTGCCTTCCAAGCTAAAACGCGGCCAGCTAATAATTGCTGTGTCAACAGGTGGTGCCAGCCCAACACTTGCGCGGAGAATTCGTGCAATGCTTGAAGAACAATTTGATCCATCCTATGAGGATTATTTGGAATTTCTGTTTTCCAAACGGCTTTGGATTCTTAAGAATGTAGAAGAGGCCTCCTTGAAAAGAAAGCTTTTAACCGCGATCGCCAGCAAAGTGTTTTTAACCAGCTGCAAACGGGAAGAGGACTTTATGAAAATATATAATGACCTGATAGAAGCGGATTCCTGATAGAGGGATCCGCTTTTTTCCTTTCGAGGAGACAGTTTGTTGGAGAAGTAGAGATCATGTAGCTGCCCGTATCCCTCAAAAAGGAAGCCTCTGGTAAGGAAGAGCAAAGTTAACAGCTAATGTTCATAAAAAATGGAACGATCGGGCAATTAGCTTCCTTTACTTGCCCGATAGCCCCCATCAATAAGTTAAACACTAAATAAACTTGGAAAACCAAGCAACATAATACGCAGCAGGTATAAACAGAATCTGTGCAAGAACAGTTCCAAGCAATTTCGATCCGACCATGGTCAATGAATAGCTTTTCAAATAAATATAGCTGCTTTGATTTTTGACCACCCTGTCCGCTAATACAGATGCTTTAGGATCTATAAATAAGGTTAGTAAAATCGTTGCCACTCCATTTATAATTCCTGAAGACATAACCGCGGCCTGGGCATAATCTTTCGGCACGAGCAGGGATGCATACAACGAAGAAAGCACGCCAACCGTGTAAATCCCAGTAATAATGACATTTAGGGCAAATAACCTTTTGGGAATGGTGTCCAATGTAATCCCATTTAAATCGGATATCCGCGGCATCGTTAAACACTTGCCAGCTTTCTTTAAACCTTCCGGATTAACCCATTTTCCGAATAAAGAGATAATAGAACCCCGTTCATTCGACAATTGGACAATGGCTCTTGAAAATATGCGAATGAAAGTAGGGAATAGCAGAATCCCCAAACAAACTCCGAATGTTGTTACCCCAATCAAAATCCGATATTGTTCCGCAATGAAAACGAGCTTATGTGCCTTGGGTGCATCAGCAATCAGCTTTGCTGTCAGAGGCTGTTGGATCATCGTTGAAAATCTTGAGAGGATGACCATCGTGCTAAACAAAGAAAGAGCTGTGGCAATTAACCGTACCCGGGCACCGGAAATCCTTATGGAATAGGCTAGTGTTTCAATCATCGTAATGATCAAAAGAAAAATGGAAATAATGATTAATTTATTGGTAATCAAACTCATGAATAAGCTCCTTACACACTAAAATAAACCTTATTTTATAACACTTGATTTAAAAAGGAAATGACCTTTATTACAGCAATTCTAGATGAAGATGTAAAAGGAAAAATAGGATAAATTTCCCGATTTACGAAAAATTTTCAGAAAAGTAGTTCCATTTTTAAAAAACGTGTTATATAATACAAAACAAAGATTGTTACTGTATTATAACAAAGAGGTGATCAAGTTCATGTCGACGCAAACAAGGGGTATTGAAGTAGTTGGGGCCTTGAGGGCTCAGTATGACGAGATTCTAACACCTGAAGCATTACAATTCATCGAAGAATTAGAACGGAATTTCGGAACACGAAGAGTGGAACTGTTACAGTCCAGAAAAATACGTCAGGAAGAAATTAATAATGGAAAATTACCGGACTTCCTTCCTGAAACCAAGCATATCCGAAACAGTGAATGGACCATTGCTCCGCTGCCACAGGATCTTCAAGATCGCCGGGTGGAAATTACCGGTCCGACGGATAGAAAGATGGTCATCAACGCGATGAACTCAGGTGCTAAATTGTTCATGGCGGATTTTGAAGATGCTACTTCACCAAAATGGGAAAATATCGTTGAAGGACAAATCAATCTTAGAGATGCAGTAAATCGGACGATCTGTTTTGCAAACCCCACTGGGAAAAAGTACGAATTAAAAGAAAAAACAGCTGTGCTAATGGTAAGACCGCGGGGGCTGCACTTGGAAGAAAAGCATATGTTATTGGACGGAAAACCAATGTCCGGCAGTTTTATTGATTTTGGATTGTACTTTTTTCATAACGTTCACACCCTAAAGGCAAAAGGAACAGGTCCATATTTTTACCTGCCTAAGCTTGAAAGCTATTTGGAAGCAAGGCTTTGGAATGATGTTTTTATTTTTGCTCAAGAAAAGCTTGGCATCCTACAAGGCACCATTAAAGCAACGGTTTTAATCGAAACCATTTTGGCAGCATTTGAAATGGACGAAATTCTGTTTGAGTTAAAGGAACATTCTGCCGGGTTAAACTGCGGGAGATGGGATTATATTTTCAGCTACTTGAAAAAGCTGCGCAGTCAAAAGGATGTTATTCTTCCAGACCGCTCGCAGGTGACGATGACTGTACCTTTCATGCGATCTTACTCATTACTTACCATACAAACTTGTCACCGCCGCAAAGCTCCGGCAATGGGCGGAATGGCGGCACAAATTCCAATTAAAAATAACCCGCAGGCAAACGAAGAAGCATATGCCAAAGTACGGGCGGATAAAGAACGGGAAGCGCGTGACGGCCATGATGGGACATGGGTAGCCCATCCGGGACTTGTACCGGTAGCAATGGAAGTTTTCAACCGTGAAATGCCAACACCTAACCAAATTCATACGCCAAAACAACAGAAAATTACCGTTACTGCACAAGATTTATTGGAAATTCCAAATGGAACGATTACAGAAGAAGGCGTGCGAACTAATATTAATGTAGGTATTCAGTATGTAGCATCATGGCTGGCAGGAAGAGGCGCCGTACCCATCCATAATTTGATGGAAGATGCAGCAACAGCAGAAATTTCACGCGCCCAGCTTTGGCAGTGGATTCGCCATCCAAAAGGATTATTGAAAGATGGCCGCAAAATAACCGCTGAAATGTATCAAGAGTTAAAGCAAGAAGAATTGGAAAAAATCAAGCAGGAAATCGGTGCTGAAAACATTGTTTCAGGACACTTGGATGCAGCTGAAAAACTATTTGACCGTTTAATTCTAAATGACGAATTTGTCGATTTCTTAACATTGCCGGGGTACGAATTACTTTAGTTTTCGGCTATGTTAAAGAACATTGTAGATATATACACACTGTTGATTAGAGCGGTAATAAATTTCCATGTTATAAAAAATATTTTAATAAATTAATAGGAGGAATTAAAAATGACGGATGTAAGAGTTGCTCAATTACAAGAAAGCTGGGAAATGGATTCACGTTGGAAAGGAATTACTAGACCATATACGGCTGAAGATGTGGTGAAGTTGCGCGGGTCCATTGATATTGAACATACATTAGCCAAAAAAGGTGCTGAAAAGCTTTGGAAGCTTTTAAATGAAGAAGATTACATCCATGCTCTCGGCGCTTTAACTGGAAATCAGGCTGTTCAGCAAGTGAAAGCTGGCTTGAAAGCTATTTACTTAAGCGGTTGGCAGGTGGCCGCAGATGCTAACCTTTCCGGACATATGTATCCGGACCAAAGTTTGTACCCAGCAAACAGTGTTCCAAATGTCGTTAAACGGATTAATCAGGCATTGCAGCGTGCCGACCAAATCCACCATGGAGAAGGTGATCACTCCATTGACTGGTTTGCCCCCATTGTGGCAGATGCTGAAGCAGGTTTTGGCGGTCAATTAAACTGCTTTGAGTTAATGAAAGGCATGATTGAAGCCGGCGCTTCAGGTGTTCATTTTGAGGATCAGTTGTCTTCCGAGAAAAAATGCGGTCACTTGGGCGGTAAAGTTCTTCTTCCGACACAAACTGCCGTCCGCAATCTTATTGCAGCACGTTTGGCCGCAGATGTTATGGGTGTCCCAACCGTATTAGTTGCTCGTACTGACGCAAATGCTGCAGATTTAATTACAAGCGATATCGATATGAATGATGCTCCGTTCATTACAGGAGAACGCACTACAGAGGGATTCTTCCGTACAAAGGCTGGAATTGATCAAGCCATCAGCCGCGGCTTAGCATATGCTCGATATGCAGACTTAATCTGGTGTGAAACTTCTGAACCAAACATTGAAGAAGCCCGTCGCTTTGCTGAGGCCATCCATGAAAAATTCCCTGGAAAATTGCTTGCCTACAACTGTTCCCCTTCCTTCAACTGGAAGAAGAAGCTTGATGAAGAAACAATCGCGAAATTCCAAAAAGAACTGGGGGAAATGGGATATAAGTTCCAATTCGTTACCCTTGCTGGTTTCCATGCATTGAACCACAGTATGTTTGAGCTTGCACGCAGTTATAAAGAACACGGCATGGCAGCGTATTCTGAATTGCAACAGGCGGAATTTTCCAGCGAGCAATACGGCTACACAGCCACCCGCCACCAGCGTGAAGTTGGTACAGGTTACTTCGATCAAGTATCCATGGTTATTTCTGGCGGAACCTCCTCTACTACTGCATTAAAAGGATCAACCGAAGAAGAACAATTTACAGGCACTAAATAATCATGTTGACATGGAAATCCTTCTCTCCTTTTGGAGAGAAGGGTTTTTATCTTCCACTAAGGAATCCTATGGAAAACAGTAGGTCAGATTGATAATTACTCAATGGAACCTTTCGTCTACCATTGACATACATAGTAGTAGCCTTTTGGAATGGAGAGGATGTAAATGAAAAAGCCTACAGTTGAAGATGTGTTAAACCAAGGAATATATGGGCCGTTAGAAACAAAGCCGGAGGAGCGGAGGGAATTTTTGGGGACATTGCGAGAGCGTGTCATCGTCGTACTTACCAAAAGGCAGGTAGCCGAACCAAAGGTATATCCACAAATTGAGAAATTTATGAAGGAATATCCTAAGGCTCGCCTGTTCTTAAATGGGGGATTAAGCTATGGAGAGTTGTCTAAATATATTAAAATTGCCGCTAAAATGAAAGTAGAGCACACAATTGTGACCAATAAAAGCCACGATACTGAGATGGGGCTGGTTTTGGCAATGGATTTTGCGATTGACAAGGAGGATATTTACCTGACAAAAAATATTGAACCAATTAAAGTAGTGAAAAAAAATAAGAGCCTATTGCAAAAAATCTTTAAAAAGAGGAAAAAGGATTAAATTCATTTTTAGAGCCATAAACTTCCCTTTCCTTAAGGCGACTTTGTGCAACATATATTTCATCCAATATATACCATTCCTGTGATAATATTTCCACTAGTCATAGATTGCCCAAGGGTACATAAAATACTAGAAGCAAAAGTGCAAAGGTATGAAACCTGGTAGTCACTTTGGCATTTATTATTCAGGGGCAGACTTTGTATTTTGTATGGCAGATTGGCATTTCCGTTGGAGGAATAGATATGAAAGCACAATTAGCAATATGGGCGGGGAAAACGGCAGGGGCACTTAGTAAGGTAATGGGTAATAGCGGGAGCACCATTCCCGGAGTGGTCGCCAGGAAAGTGGACATCAGATTTCTTCGTCAGTTAAGGAAGCATACAAATACGATTATTTATATTACAGGAACCAATGGAAAAACTACGACTACAAACTTGATAGCCCATCTTCTGGAATCTTCAGGAAAAAAGGTCATTTCCAATCGGGAGGGGGCTAATATGGTCACAGGGATTGCCGCCGCCATTGTTCGAAATGCCCCAGTTATTGGGTGGCCTAAAAATGATATTGCAGTGATGGAAGTAGATGAGGCAAGTCTTCCAAAAGCAGTCATCGATTGTCCGCCAGATTATTTGATCGTCATGAATTTCTTTCGTGACCAACTGGATCGATATGGTGAAGTTGATTTGTTAATAGATAAAATGAAAGATTGTCTAAGAAAGATTGATGTTAAGCTTATCCTAAATGCAGATGACCCGCTTGTTCATCGGTTTTCTGAGTTGGAAAAGGATCAAATATATGTAGGATTTGAGGCGAATGCTGGACGTTTTCCATCCTGCAAAATGAGTGAATCAAAATATTGCCCAGATTGTCAAAATGAACTGACTTACAGCGATATACATTATGCACAATTAGGCCATTATCATTGCTCTTGCGGATTTTCGCGGCCTCAAGTAACAATGGCGGCTAAAAGGGTCTCTCAGGGTGCAAAAGGGCTTAAAATTGTAATTGAGGATGAGGAATATACAACCAAATTAAAAGGAATGTACAATGCCTATAATGCTCTGTTTGCCATAAGCGCGTGCCAATTGCTGGGTTTGGCGCCAAAAGAAATTAGGACAGGGCTTGTTACCAGCCAAAAAGCTGAAGGAAGAATGCAAGAATTTATTATTGGAAGAGATGTTTGGAGGCTGAATCTTGTTAAAAATCCAGCAGGAGCTAATGTCACTCTATCTGAGTTTTTTCAGAGGAAGCAAAGAAAGCAGTTGATCTTTTGCCTAAATGACTATCCAGCTGATGGTGAAGATATCTCCTGGATCTGGGATATTGATATGGAGATTGCCGATAAATCAGAGGTTGATGCTTATATCGCCAGCGGAACGAGGGCGTATGATGCTGCACTAAGATTGAAATACGCAGGAATTTCGGAAGAGAAAATCAGAGTTATTCCTAGTTTAAAGCAAGCCGTTCTTTATGCAATAAATAAGGAAATTCCAGTAAATATTATGGCTACCTATACATGCCTGACACCTCTCGTTAGGATATTATCAGAGGAAGAAAGAAAAAGAAGGGAGGGAAACCTTGGAGCTGCTACTGTACCACTTTTGCCCAGACACGCTAAACTTGTATGGGGACAAAGGAAATATCATCTGCTTAATGAAACGATGCGAGTGGCGGGGAATCAACGTTCGGGTCGTGGAAATAAAGAATCCTGAAGATGCAGATGCATCTGGCTGTGATATCTTTATGATTGGGGGAGGCAGTGATCGGGAGCAATC
Above is a genomic segment from Neobacillus endophyticus containing:
- the nirB gene encoding nitrite reductase large subunit NirB: MKKLVMIGNGMAGIRTIEEILKLAPEQFKITIFGKEPYPNYNRIKLSNILQGDTSFEEIIMNPLDWYQENHIQLYTGEAVTTIDVEAKHVISDQGRVVEFDELIIATGSKSFILPIPGADKHGVTGFRDIQDCEMMIKSSENDKKAVVIGGGLLGLEAARGLLNLGMQVDVVHLMPDLMERQLDSIASSMLKAELESQGMNFLMEKETVEILGDERVTGLRFKDGSEIEAGLVVMAIGIKSNVKIAKNSGIYVNRGIVVNDFMETSIPHIYAVGECAEHREIVYGLVAPLYEQGKVLAHKICGLPVDPYKGSVTGTQLKVAGIDLYSAGEIVEDSSTKAIKVQNEFDGVYKKILIRDQNIVGVVLYGDTKDSTKLFRMLTKKEDVSGMTSVSLLQSETGEGGSGDVASMPNDELVCGCNGVTKGEIVEAIHKQGLTTLDQVSHCTNAGRSCGRCKPLVSQILAHTLGDQFDAAAAAKTSICGCTTLSREEVVAEIKAKSLTTVKEVMNVLGWNNEEGCTKCRPAINYYLGMIYKDEYKDDRDSRLVNEKIHANIQKDGTYSVVPRMYGGVTTAADLKKIAEVADKYDVPLVKLTGGQRIALFGVKKEDLPNVWADLDMPSGYAYGKTLRTVKTCVGAQFCRYGTQDSMALGIALEKKFERLDTPHKVKMGVSACPRNCSEAGIKDIGFVGIDGGWEIYVGGNGGVDLRPADLLYTVKTEEEVMEITGAYLQYYRETANYLERTSKWLERKGLDHVKEVLANAETRKALNERMDETLKKYNDPWTEAIQNEEIKDQYYAKHTIKVGE
- the nirD gene encoding nitrite reductase small subunit NirD, whose translation is MLQTITRIPVAHYSNLKQRTGYSIKIADKEIALFKVTNGSVYALENHSPHPKGGVLSEGLVSGDYVYCPVYDWKISLIDGLVQAPDKGKVQTYIVEVEDDIIFIKI
- the cobA gene encoding uroporphyrinogen-III C-methyltransferase, encoding MRIGKVFLVGAGPGDIGLITVKGLEAIKRAEVILFDRLANPKLLEFAPANCEMIYCGKLPDRHFLRQNHINELLAEKALEGKIVVRLKGGDPGVFGRVGEEAEVLAQYQVPFEIIPGITSGVAAPLYAGIPVTHREHAESFAVVTAHDKSDDGRPVLDWEGLARGVDTIAFYMGVGNLPFICENLLKHGKPASTPVIMIQWGTFGRQKTLQGTLADIAVKAAEEKFSNPAIILVGSVVSLREKISWFEKKPLYGRQILLARIGVESSALAKILVDQGADVIEFPKWKRKPVEVDLTNITAYDNILFASPESVTEFFAAVFAEKIDVRKITAHFFGASMKTIKTLNGRGFHASLSEEIPQEGSLLLVGDESIKEKGYDSADYLVTSKKELDHAFLPILKRMLEEAAVNTVVFPCSASVQPVIQVLEECGVIDVREYLNKVQVIAMGKQTLEATVAEGISIAEIPEKATKEALVDFLTRNQNWVNR
- a CDS encoding precorrin-2 dehydrogenase/sirohydrochlorin ferrochelatase family protein, with amino-acid sequence MNPYYPIMLRLEGKKALVVGGGKVAERKVTGLLEAGAIITVISPDVTEGLRLLANEGKVIWQPKEFSPSDVKDALLIFAATSDKRANRLVKASAQPHQLVTMADGLDTSDFHVPSKLKRGQLIIAVSTGGASPTLARRIRAMLEEQFDPSYEDYLEFLFSKRLWILKNVEEASLKRKLLTAIASKVFLTSCKREEDFMKIYNDLIEADS
- a CDS encoding lipid II flippase Amj family protein, translating into MSLITNKLIIISIFLLIITMIETLAYSIRISGARVRLIATALSLFSTMVILSRFSTMIQQPLTAKLIADAPKAHKLVFIAEQYRILIGVTTFGVCLGILLFPTFIRIFSRAIVQLSNERGSIISLFGKWVNPEGLKKAGKCLTMPRISDLNGITLDTIPKRLFALNVIITGIYTVGVLSSLYASLLVPKDYAQAAVMSSGIINGVATILLTLFIDPKASVLADRVVKNQSSYIYLKSYSLTMVGSKLLGTVLAQILFIPAAYYVAWFSKFI
- the aceB gene encoding malate synthase A, translated to MSTQTRGIEVVGALRAQYDEILTPEALQFIEELERNFGTRRVELLQSRKIRQEEINNGKLPDFLPETKHIRNSEWTIAPLPQDLQDRRVEITGPTDRKMVINAMNSGAKLFMADFEDATSPKWENIVEGQINLRDAVNRTICFANPTGKKYELKEKTAVLMVRPRGLHLEEKHMLLDGKPMSGSFIDFGLYFFHNVHTLKAKGTGPYFYLPKLESYLEARLWNDVFIFAQEKLGILQGTIKATVLIETILAAFEMDEILFELKEHSAGLNCGRWDYIFSYLKKLRSQKDVILPDRSQVTMTVPFMRSYSLLTIQTCHRRKAPAMGGMAAQIPIKNNPQANEEAYAKVRADKEREARDGHDGTWVAHPGLVPVAMEVFNREMPTPNQIHTPKQQKITVTAQDLLEIPNGTITEEGVRTNINVGIQYVASWLAGRGAVPIHNLMEDAATAEISRAQLWQWIRHPKGLLKDGRKITAEMYQELKQEELEKIKQEIGAENIVSGHLDAAEKLFDRLILNDEFVDFLTLPGYELL
- the aceA gene encoding isocitrate lyase — protein: MTDVRVAQLQESWEMDSRWKGITRPYTAEDVVKLRGSIDIEHTLAKKGAEKLWKLLNEEDYIHALGALTGNQAVQQVKAGLKAIYLSGWQVAADANLSGHMYPDQSLYPANSVPNVVKRINQALQRADQIHHGEGDHSIDWFAPIVADAEAGFGGQLNCFELMKGMIEAGASGVHFEDQLSSEKKCGHLGGKVLLPTQTAVRNLIAARLAADVMGVPTVLVARTDANAADLITSDIDMNDAPFITGERTTEGFFRTKAGIDQAISRGLAYARYADLIWCETSEPNIEEARRFAEAIHEKFPGKLLAYNCSPSFNWKKKLDEETIAKFQKELGEMGYKFQFVTLAGFHALNHSMFELARSYKEHGMAAYSELQQAEFSSEQYGYTATRHQREVGTGYFDQVSMVISGGTSSTTALKGSTEEEQFTGTK
- a CDS encoding YueI family protein, producing MKKPTVEDVLNQGIYGPLETKPEERREFLGTLRERVIVVLTKRQVAEPKVYPQIEKFMKEYPKARLFLNGGLSYGELSKYIKIAAKMKVEHTIVTNKSHDTEMGLVLAMDFAIDKEDIYLTKNIEPIKVVKKNKSLLQKIFKKRKKD